The Symphalangus syndactylus isolate Jambi chromosome 8, NHGRI_mSymSyn1-v2.1_pri, whole genome shotgun sequence genome includes a window with the following:
- the EVX2 gene encoding homeobox even-skipped homolog protein 2: MMERIRKEMILMERGLHSPTAGKRFSNLSDSAGNAVLEALENSQHPARLSPRLPSAPLHSALGELPAKGKFEIDTLFNLQHTGSESTVSSEISSAAESRKKPGHYSEAAAEADMSSDVEVGCSALRSPGGLGAAQLKENNGKGYAESVSAAGTTTSASGSGLGSLHGGNGGSGGGAALGGSGSGADQVRRYRTAFTREQIARLEKEFYRENYVSRPRRCELAAALNLPETTIKVWFQNRRMKDKRQRLAMSWPHPADPSFYTYMMTHAAATGSLPYPFHSHVPLHYYPHVGVTAAAAAAAASGAAAAASSPFATSIRPLDTFRALSHPYSRPELLCSFRHPGLYQAPAAAAGLNSAASAAAAAAAAAAAASSAAAAGAPPSGGSAPCSCLSCHSSQSAAAAAAAAAAALGSRGGGGGSGGGGGGGGGGGAGAGGGSDFGCSAAAPRSESGFLPYSAAVLSKTAVSPPDQRDEAPLTR; this comes from the exons ATGatggaaagaataagaaaagagaTGATTCTCATGGAGAGGGGGCTGCACAGCCCTACGGCGGGCAAGAGATTCTCCAATTTGTCCGACTCGGCTGGCAATGCTGTGCTCGAGGCCCTGGAAAATTCGCAGCACCCGGCTCGCCTAAGCCCGCGCCTGCCGTCGGCCCCCCTGCACAGCGCTCTGGGAGAACTCCCAGCCAAGGGCAAATTCGAAATAGACACTTTGTTCAACCTGCAGCACACGGGCAGCGAAAGCACCGTCTCCTCCGAAATCTCCTCCGCCGCTGAGAGCCGCAAGAAGCCGGGCCATTATTCAGAGGCGGCCGCTGAGGCCGACATGAGCAGCGACGTGGAGGTGGGCTGCTCCGCGCTTCGCTCCCCCGGCGGCCTCGGCGCCGCTCAGCTTAAGGAAAACAATGGCAAAG GGTACGCAGAGAGCGTCTCGGCTGCCGGCACCACGACGTCGGCGTCGGGCTCAGGCCTCGGAAGCCTGCATGGAGGCAACGGAGGCAGCGGCGGGGGCGCGGCTCTGGGTGGCTCCGGCTCTGGCGCGGATCAAGTGCGGCGCTACCGTACGGCGTTCACCCGCGAGCAGATCGCGCGCCTGGAGAAGGAGTTCTACCGGGAGAACTATGTGTCGCGGCCCCGCCGGTGCGAGCTGGCCGCGGCACTCAACCTGCCCGAAACCACCATCAAG GTGTGGTTCCAGAACCGGCGCATGAAGGACAAGCGGCAGCGCCTGGCCATGTCCTGGCCGCACCCAGCCGACCCCAGCTTCTACACCTACATGATGACGCACGCGGCCGCCACCGGAAGCCTGCCCTACCCCTTCCATTCGCACGTGCCGCTGCACTACTACCCGCACGTGGGCGTcacggcggcggcggccgcggctGCAGCCTCAGGCGCGGCGGCCGCGGCTTCGTCGCCCTTCGCTACTTCCATCCGGCCACTGGACACCTTCCGCGCCCTCTCGCACCCCTACTCTCGGCCGGAGCTGCTGTGTAGCTTCCGCCACCCTGGTCTCTACCAGGCTCCCGCGGCCGCCGCGGGGCTCAACAGCGCGGCCTCCGCCGCGGCAGCCGCGGCAGCCGCAGCGGCTGCGGCCTCCTCCGCGGCGGCGGCCGGAGCGCCCCCCAGCGGCGGCTCTGCACCCTGCTCGTGCCTCAGTTGCCACAGCAGTCAGTCGGCGGCGGCAGCCGCGGCAGCAGCTGCCGCAGCCCTGGGTTCCCGGGGTGGCGGTGGCGGCAGTggtggcggtggcggcggcggcggcggcgggggcgcaGGGGCCGGGGGAGGCTCGGACTTCGGCTGCAGCGCGGCGGCCCCGCGTTCCGAGAGCGGCTTCCTGCCATACTCGGCCGCGGTGCTTAGTAAGACGGCCGTGAGCCCGCCGGACCAGAGGGACGAGGCTCCGCTCACCAGATAA